A genome region from Gigantopelta aegis isolate Gae_Host chromosome 3, Gae_host_genome, whole genome shotgun sequence includes the following:
- the LOC121367382 gene encoding UPF0545 protein C22orf39 homolog — translation MAASSGEKVTLPTKRLPKDIWMIRPCDFYREEYHDCKSLRGRFNQYYVFGTLEDCNQWKRDLDNCVRFMDTSSPDAAEKVLEHERVRMKTRLAAARGNDVWEYRTSPPPEWNAHLEKWTKQKQNTILGRVSQTGLSPPQTETANSLCVIL, via the exons ATGGCTGCCTCCAGTGGTGAAAAAGTTACTTTGCCAACAAAGAGATTACCTAAAGATATATGGATG ATCCGACCCTGTGATTTTTACAGAGAAGAATATCATGACTGCAAGA GTTTACGCGGCAGATTCAACCAGTACTATGTGTTTGGTACTCTCGAAGACTGTAACCAATGGAAGCGTGACCTTGACAACTGTGTGAGGTTTATGGACACCAGTTCTCCAGATGCAGCT GAGAAGGTTCTGGAGCATGAGAGAGTGAGGATGAAGACGAGACTTGCAGCTGCTAGAGGTAACGACGTCTGGGAATACAGAACCTCACCCCCACCCGAGTGGAACGCCCACTTGGAGAAgtggacaaaacaaaaacaaaacaccattcTAGGCAGAGTCTCGCAGACTGGACTGTCACCTCCACAAACTGAGACAGCCAATTCCTTATGTGTTATTTTATGA